In Cryptomeria japonica chromosome 10, Sugi_1.0, whole genome shotgun sequence, a genomic segment contains:
- the LOC131036133 gene encoding LOW QUALITY PROTEIN: (+)-neomenthol dehydrogenase (The sequence of the model RefSeq protein was modified relative to this genomic sequence to represent the inferred CDS: deleted 1 base in 1 codon) — translation MDSSESLNKRWWKEGTVGVVTGANKGIGYAVVHQLAEHGIHVILTARDEERGKAAVKTLNDEGFHNVVFHQLDVHDESSIQAFANWMNEKHGKLDILVNNAAISGLTIDYDIVKKNKSNPTMLFTPPGSTVEGISETYEMAKECIEINYYGTKRMVEAFLPLLKLASEGGGRIVNVTSRAGVLEYIPSMTLRQQLSNLHDLTEDKIDAFLQKFLKDFKKGMLKINGWPISYSAYFVSKAAQNAYTRLLAHQHPDMYINCVHPGFVKTDLNVDVGKLSIDEGAKGPVMVALHPPGSPSGQYYDETEIGDFNVLPKTDGP, via the exons ATGGACAGCTCTGAATCTCTGAACAAAAG ATGGTGGAAGGAGGGTACAGTGGGAGTGGTGACAGGGGCCAACAAGGGCATTGGGTATGCAGTTGTTCATCAGTTGGCAGAGCATGGGATCCATGTGATATTAACAGCAAGAGATGAAGAAAGAGGTAAGGCTGCTGTCAAGACTCTGAATGATGAAGGGTTTCATAATGTTGTGTTCCATCAGCTGGATGTGCATGATGAGAGCAGCATCCAAGCGTTTGCCAATTGGATGAATGAAAAACATGGGAAACTTGATATTCTG GTTAACAATGCTGCAATATCAGGGCTTACAATAGATTATGacattgtgaagaagaacaaaagCAATCCCACCATGTTATTT ACTCCACCTGGAAGCACAGTGGAAGGAATATCTGAAACTTATGAAATGGCAAAGGAGTGCATTGAGATTAACTATTATGGCACTAAAAGAATGGTGGAAGCTTTTCTGCCCCTTTTGAAACTTGCTAGTGAAGGTGGTGGTAGAATTGTAAATGTAACTTCTCGTGCTGGAGTCTTAGAG tatattccaagtatGACTCTGAGGCAACAATTGAGCAACCTCCACGACTTGACAGAGGATAAAATTGATGCATTTCTACAAAAATTCTTGAAGGAT TTCAAGAAAGGGATGTTAAAAATCAATGGTTGGCCTATTTCATATTCAGCCTACTTTGTTTCTAAGGCTGCTCAAAATGCTTATACTCGTCTTCTTGCACACCAACATCCTGATATGTATATAAATTGTGTTCATCCAGGATTTGTAAAGACTGATTTAAATGTAGATGTGGGAAAACTATCAATTGATGAAGGAGCAAAAGGTCCTGTCATGGTAGCCCTTCATCCTCCAGGCTCACCTTCTGGTCAATATTACGATGAAACAGAAATAGGTGACTTTAATGTCTTACCCAAAACAGATGGTCCATAG